In the Acetobacterium sp. KB-1 genome, GGGCGACGTCATCGTTGTCCCACCAACGTCCATCATTTGAATATACCACGGCCGTTCAACCATGATCCAATCGGGACTAGAATGAACGCCCTTTGACAAAAGTAGCTGATTCGTATCGCGTTCACCTACCCAGGCATCAAGAATATTTGGATCAGATGACTTGATACCGAAAAGCGACTTTTCTGATTTTGCAAATCCCTGAGCTGTCATTGCATCCATGCCTGGCGTAATCTCATCTGTCACATCTTCAAATTGGCTGTTAACAGCCATTTGTCTTGTGATTTCGAGATATTTGTTAAACACTCCTGCTATTTCACTGGCGGCCGCGTCAGATTCTGCTTCTAGCTGTTTCTCAGTTAGATCGGTAATCGATGTATTCACATTGTATAAGGTGATGAATGATGAAACACCATAAATAATTACAATCGGAATACCGATGTAAATAAGTATCCGGGTTAGTAGATTCATTTGTTTTTTTTGTGTAGTTCGAGTTTTCTCCATATTGGTTCTCCTTAAAATTTACAAAATACCGTGATAATCCTTTCCTAACGGATCGTTTAAACTAGCTGTTTTCTTCCGGAAATTTTCGTTTATCGCTATTGCTCATTGCTCGCTTAATAAAAGCATTAAAAGCATTAAAAGCATTAAAATCATAACTTCTAAAATAAGGCTACATAAATAAACAGTACACCTCGCATCGTTGAGTGCCACCAACTTAAAAAAGCAAACCATTTCACTCATCAGTTTTAAAAGGCACGTTTTGCTGGTCACACTGTAATGCTAAGTCCATTACAAAACTAGTTTTATAATACTGACTCATAATATTTACATGAATTTATCCCTATTAAACTATCGACTAAACCACTACCTTTTAAAGGGTAATATTTCATCTTCAATAAGACATTATCGGTTAATGGTTTGTTGCATAAACATAAATATGGTATACGCTATCAAAAAAATTATATTTTTCTTGTCACACCCCATTAAACACTATAAAATGAGTATATCATTAATCATACCAAATTTTAAGGAGGTAGCTAATGAAAGGGCCATCTAGCCATTTAGATTTACCTACAGCAGACGATTCGGTGATCCGTATTCAAGACGATCTTAATTTGATTAAAAACTACTTAACCCCTGCATTTCTAAAAAAAAACACTGTTTTTTCCTGCCTTGAAGATTTTTTACAATCCGCTGGATTTTCCGCTGTCACTCAGGAGGATTTTGAGTCGATCCCAGTTACCGCAATGGATTCATGGGTACGACAAAACAGCAAGTTTCTTGACTGGTCAGATATGATTTCTTGTGCCGCCGATTTCTACTTTGATACCCAGATGAAAGCCATAAAATTCAAATCTATCTAAATTAAAAACGATCCCAATAAAAAACAACGATGTGACCGCATCGTTGTTTTTATTGGTGTTTATCTTTTTTGATAAAACGGTTATATTTTCTTAATCTTTCTAAAACATTTATTTTTTTATTTCTGTAACTGTATTTTTCTAATCCTCAAACCAATCATTTTTAAGCGTCTCCGTTTCGGTTTTTATCTCTTCTACTGTTTTCTCGATCACACTTTTTAATTCTTCCTGCTCACGACTTTTTTTATGCATCTTCATTTTCAACCGCATATTCATCATTTCAGTTAGATAGCCGCCGCGAAACATTTTAGGTTCAAAAGACATAATAAATGCTCTCGGTTCGTATTCATCAATAATCCGCAATAACCTTTTCTCGCACTTACGCTTGGTAAGAATATCTAAATTGGTGCGTTTTCCATATTTTCCTTGACCATAGTAGGCGGTAACACCAAATCCTTCTTTTCTCAACACTTCAATCAAGGTGGCGTTTTCCTGTTCGATATTAACTTGAATACTGGTGAATCCGATCGCTAATTTTTGTTCAATGTATATGCCCAAGGTTAAGCCCACTGCAAAACCGATGGCGTAAACAACCATCTCCAAAATACTTTGATCTCCTGATAATACAATCGCCAAGCCAAAAATATAAATCAGTGCTTCCATGAATCCAAAAATGCCAGTTAACACCTTCAAATTTTTAACCATACAAATGGTGCGTAGTGTCAACATGGGAACATAAAGTAACTGAATAAAAATAATTAAAAATAATCGCGTCATCGCCACTCCTTTTTTTAGAACGAGAATGGATCATTTGATTCCGTC is a window encoding:
- a CDS encoding DUF2179 domain-containing protein; this encodes MTRLFLIIFIQLLYVPMLTLRTICMVKNLKVLTGIFGFMEALIYIFGLAIVLSGDQSILEMVVYAIGFAVGLTLGIYIEQKLAIGFTSIQVNIEQENATLIEVLRKEGFGVTAYYGQGKYGKRTNLDILTKRKCEKRLLRIIDEYEPRAFIMSFEPKMFRGGYLTEMMNMRLKMKMHKKSREQEELKSVIEKTVEEIKTETETLKNDWFED